A single window of Rickettsiella endosymbiont of Dermanyssus gallinae DNA harbors:
- the tolQ gene encoding protein TolQ — protein sequence MPVADPTFLGYFLQASTVVKLVMLLLLFASILSWSIILHRGFFLRRTKAVLVEFEEKFWSGLDLSKFYTELSRAADEHEGLAHIFHAGFREFVRLHKQVGDKPAIIMEGVQRAMRIAYAQQHQHLEKHLDFLATLGSTSPYIGLFGTIWGIMTSFQALSASQQTSTIAMVAPGISEALVATAMGLFVAIPAVIFYNRYASQIQHLLHQYHTFQEEFSNILYRQIHGSNHVS from the coding sequence GCTGATCCAACTTTCTTGGGTTATTTTTTACAAGCAAGCACCGTTGTAAAATTGGTCATGTTATTGTTGCTTTTTGCATCGATTTTATCATGGTCAATTATTTTACACCGTGGCTTTTTTTTGCGGCGCACCAAAGCGGTGCTTGTCGAATTTGAAGAAAAATTTTGGTCAGGTTTGGATTTGAGTAAATTTTATACTGAATTAAGTCGTGCCGCTGATGAACACGAAGGCTTAGCGCATATCTTTCATGCAGGTTTTCGTGAATTTGTGCGTTTGCATAAGCAGGTAGGCGATAAACCGGCCATTATTATGGAAGGTGTTCAGCGTGCCATGCGCATTGCTTATGCACAGCAACACCAACATTTAGAAAAGCATCTCGATTTTTTAGCGACCTTAGGTTCTACCAGCCCTTATATCGGATTATTTGGCACCATATGGGGAATAATGACTTCCTTTCAAGCACTGTCGGCTTCTCAGCAAACCTCAACGATTGCTATGGTTGCACCTGGCATTTCTGAAGCCTTAGTTGCGACAGCAATGGGTTTGTTTGTGGCAATTCCAGCGGTTATTTTTTATAACCGCTATGCAAGTCAAATTCAGCATTTACTCCATCAGTATCATACCTTCCAAGAAGAGTTTTCAAATATTCTCTATAGACAGATTCATGGAAGTAACCATGTTTCATAA
- the tolR gene encoding protein TolR: MFHNKSRHQRHKGPLAEINVVPYIDVMLVLLVIFMATTPLLSQGINVNLPKAQAQTISQSQEPIIVSVDGEGHFYLNTSVHPDVVLDETQLGQEVRQQLALAQQKNQVRQVFVKGDKNVNYGKVVGAMVLLQKAGAINIGLITESPNKLAA; the protein is encoded by the coding sequence ATGTTTCATAATAAATCCCGCCATCAACGCCATAAAGGCCCACTCGCAGAGATTAATGTGGTTCCCTATATCGATGTCATGTTGGTATTGCTGGTTATTTTTATGGCGACAACGCCTTTATTATCTCAGGGTATTAACGTTAATTTGCCTAAAGCACAAGCACAGACAATCTCACAATCACAAGAACCTATCATTGTTTCAGTCGATGGCGAAGGTCATTTTTATTTAAATACCAGCGTACATCCTGATGTAGTGCTTGATGAGACACAACTTGGCCAAGAGGTCAGACAACAATTAGCATTAGCTCAGCAAAAAAATCAAGTGCGTCAAGTTTTTGTTAAGGGAGATAAAAACGTCAATTATGGGAAAGTGGTAGGCGCGATGGTCTTATTACAGAAGGCGGGCGCTATTAATATTGGATTAATAACGGAGTCCCCTAATAAATTGGCTGCTTGA
- the tolA gene encoding cell envelope integrity protein TolA yields MKSYSVTRKENYRFTLLLATLFHIVLFSALFLTLRCSKPLLLSASAPLAIIHATAVETAPLPTPVAEEKIKPPSKTEHVLIKPTLIEKSAIALPVKEKKLVKKQINPTPVLAKPRLKTMTTPQKKQATPLAQHKPIEKAKSANHALSLQIAQKNVQQLLQQEVNTTLQKNQRATRNAAATTKYRHLILQSIAQQWIIPPDVDKHLETRLAVRLAPGGMVLEVVIIKGSGNAVLDRSAQTAVYKASPLPVPKESGLFNSFRQINLTVRPEGLIS; encoded by the coding sequence ATGAAATCTTATTCTGTCACGCGTAAAGAAAATTATCGTTTTACTTTATTACTGGCTACCTTGTTCCATATTGTATTGTTTTCAGCTTTATTTTTAACACTGCGTTGTTCAAAGCCCTTATTGTTGAGCGCTTCGGCACCTTTAGCGATTATTCATGCAACAGCCGTGGAGACTGCTCCATTACCGACGCCTGTTGCAGAAGAAAAGATTAAGCCACCTTCTAAAACAGAGCATGTGCTTATAAAGCCAACACTGATAGAAAAAAGTGCTATCGCTTTGCCGGTTAAAGAGAAAAAATTAGTTAAAAAGCAAATCAATCCAACACCGGTTCTGGCTAAACCACGCTTAAAAACGATGACAACCCCGCAAAAAAAACAGGCTACTCCGTTAGCACAACATAAGCCAATAGAAAAAGCAAAAAGTGCTAACCACGCTTTATCGCTGCAAATAGCACAGAAAAACGTACAGCAATTGTTACAGCAAGAAGTGAACACGACCTTGCAAAAAAATCAAAGGGCGACGCGTAATGCGGCGGCTACTACAAAATACAGACATTTAATTTTGCAATCTATTGCGCAACAATGGATTATTCCTCCCGATGTGGATAAACACTTAGAAACGAGATTAGCTGTACGTCTTGCACCTGGAGGTATGGTATTAGAAGTGGTTATTATAAAAGGTAGTGGTAACGCTGTTTTAGATCGCTCTGCACAGACGGCTGTGTATAAAGCATCACCGTTACCCGTTCCTAAAGAGAGTGGTTTATTTAATAGTTTTAGACAAATTAATCTTACGGTAAGACCAGAAGGTTTAATTTCTTAG